In Helicobacter mastomyrinus, the sequence AAGAGCCAAAGATTCGGGAGTTGGTTGAGAGTAATGCTTTAGCAAAACAAGTGTGGAATTATGCGGTGCTTTTAGAGGGATTAAAACGCAATGCAGGGACACACGCGGCGGCTATTGTGATAGATTCACAAGAGGAGCTATGGAACAAAGTGCCGCTTTATACCAATGACAAGATGAATGGTGTGGCTACGCAGTATTCTATGAATTGGCTTGAGCCGGTAGATTTGATTAAATTTGACTTTCTAGGGCTCAAGACGCTTACCGTGATTGATGATGCTATTAAGCTTATTAAAAAGCGATATGGCAAGGCGATTGATTTTAGCATTATGGAAATGGAGGATTCTAAGGTTTATGAGAGTATCCAGAGTGGTAATACTCTAGGGCTATTCCAAATAGAATCTGAGGGTATGCAAGCGTTGGCTAAAAAGCTAAAGCCCAGCACATTTGAAGATGTCGTGGCGATGCTTGCCCTCTATCGTCCCGGTCCTATGGAATCGGGTATGCTTGATGATTTTATTGACCGCAAACACGGCAGAGCGAGTATCAATTATGCCTTTAACTCGCTAGAGTCGATACTAAAGCCCACTTATGGTGTTATCGTCTATCAAGAGCAAGTTATGCAAATCGTGCAAACTATCGGTGGATTCTCACTTGGCGGGGCGGATTTAGTCCGTCGAGCGATGGGAAAAAAGAAGATTGATGAAATGCTAAGACTCAAAAAAGAATTTGCCGATGGGGCGCAAAAGCAAGGCTATGATAGGGCTAAGGCGGAGGATTTATGGGAGCTTATTGTTAAATTTGCCGGATATGGATTTAATAAATCGCATTCTGCGGCGTATGCGATGATAACCTACCAAACAGCCTATTTAAAGACATATTACGAACACGAATTTATGGCAGCAATGCTCACAAGTGAAACGAGCAAAATAGAATCTGTGGCAAAATACATCGATGAAGTCAAAAGCCTTAATATTGACATCGTGCCTCCACACGTGAATATTTCTGAAAATGACTTTGGTGTGGGTGAGTTTGAAGGGGAGAAAAAAATTATTTTTGGCTTGAGTGCGATTAAGGGCTTGGGCGATGCGCCTATTGAAAATATTATACAGGAGCGTGAGAAAAATGGCGCGTATAAAAGTTTAGAGGATTTTATCGCACGAGTGGATTTTTCAAAGCTTACTAAACGTTCACTAGAGCCACTTATTAAATCTGGCGGGTTAGATAATCTAGGCTATTCGCGCAAAAGTATGCTTGAAAATATTGATGTGCTTTGTGAAAAGGGCAGAGAGAAAGACAAGGCAAAAGATATGATTCATAACTCTTTGTTTAGTAGTGATGATGTGGAGATTAATATTTATTTATCTATTCAAGATAGAGGCGAGTATGATGTGAAGACCTTGCTTGATTATGAATATGAATGTATGGGGATTTATGTGTCCGGGCATCCACTTGATGATTTTAAAGAGCAGATTCAAAGCATTAAGGGCATTGTAAAAAGTATAGATTTAGAGAATCTTGAAGTTGATTCTTCGTGTATGCTTGTGGGTAAGGTGCTATCTATCAAACGAAGGATTAGTAAAAAAAGTGGTAAGCCTTTTGGAAGTATTGAATTTTTAGATTATGGCGGCAGTATGGAGATTATGGTGTTTGAAAAGCAGCTTGAAAGCCTTGAGAAAATCGATTTACAAGAGCCAATAGCGCTTAAATGCAAGGTGGAGGATAAAGAGGATAGATTAAATTTCCGTATCTTAAAAATTCTTACGTTAAGGGAAGCAAAAAAAGAAGAGGTGGAAACAATCTTTAAAAAGACAGATGAAAAAAGTGAAGATGAGATTATTCCTATTGATATGAGCGTAGCACAGGTTGATATGTGTATGCCGCTGTGCGTGGTGGTGGATACCCAAAGTGTGCAAGATGGTATTTTAGAAAAGCTTAAAGCCCACGCACAAAGCCTTAAAGGGGAGCACGAGCTGCATTTGAGAATCAAAGATGATCATTTTGGTCATACATTTGTAAGTAATCTTAAGGTGCATTCAAGCATTAAGGAAGTGTTTAGGGAGCTTGAGTGGCAATGATGAGGTAAAGTATATATGGATTCTAGGTATATTGATGATAGGCTGTAGCGATACGCAAAATCCTCAAGAGCAGATTATACGCACTTGGTATTTGGAAGCCACTCATTGATAATGGCAGTGAAAGAAATATTAAGATAGCTGAAAATCGGGCATTTGTTAGATTTGAATCTAATCTACTTAAACGGCAATGCTGGGTGCAATAATTTCTTTGGTAACTATGAGATAAAGGGTAATAATGAGCGAGTAACAAGCAGCACAGGTATGACACGTATGCTTTGTGCTGATGAAATTATGCTGCTTGAGGATAGCTTGATAGGACTTATCAGCGATGGTGTGAGTGAAGTACACACAAGTGGCAAGCAGTTGAGTGTGTAAAAGGGGTAATTAAAGCAGTGTTTCGCAGATAATTATTGTAGAATCCTAGCCCTTCTATAGGGCTAAGCATACATTGTGTGTAGGTAAATATTATTTCCCACTAAATACAGGTGTGGTTGAAAATGCCCCATAGCCTTTAAAATCAAGCTTTTTTAGAATCTCTAAATCTGCCTTAGAAATCTTAAAATCCACCGCTGCATTTTGTGCGATGTAAGCGGGAGTTTTACTCTTTGGCAAAGAGATGAGCCCTAGCTCTAAAGTGTAGCGGATACAAATTTGAGCGGGGCTTACCTGATATTTTTGCGCCATTTTCACAATGCGAGAATCCTTGAGCAATTCGCCGTGCGCGATAGGTGAATAGGCTTCTACGTAAATGCCCTGCTTTTTGCAAAAGTCTATCAAATCAAAAGGTGTATTGCCAATATGGGCTAAAACCTGATTGACAGAGGGTTTTGTGCTTGTATTTACAAAAAGATTTTTTAAATCTTTTTGTAAAAAATTGCTCACCCCAATGCTACGTACTTTCCCCGCTTTTTTAGCAGCTTCTAAAGCCTCCCAAACGGCAATATTTTCTTTGAAATAGTCCCCTCCTCGAAAATCACTCCAAGGCTGTGGAGTGTGGATAAGCATTAAATCAATGTATTCTAGCTTCATCGTTTTTAGGCTCTTATCAATAGAATCTGTAGCACTTTTTTTGTCTTTATATTCTGCCCTCACCTTGCTTGTGATAAAAATCTCCTCACGCTTTAAGCCATTTTTGATAGCTTGATTTACTGCTGCTCCTACGCCACGCTCATTTTGATAGGCTTGTGCCGTGTCAATATGCCGATAGCCGATATGAAAGGCTTCTTTGATAACGCCCTCTATAATAGAATCATCAATTTTCCACACGCCAAGCCCAAGTTTAGGTATCTTCACTCCATCATTAAGCGTAAAAGTTTGATTTAAAATAGCATTTTTTGCCTTTGCCTGTGCGCTTAGGAAGCTTGGCATAGCCATTAATCCCGCTCCAACCAAAGCTGTTTTGAGAAAATCTCTACGATGTATCATATTTGCTCCTATATGTTAAAAGTTTGTAAAATTATAAAACCTGACACCTAGTGTTTGTCAAGGGGGAGAATATTAAAGTTGCAATATCCATACATATTCATTGATATATTTTTGAGATTTTTTGTTGTTGCTTTTAAAACGAGGATACAAAATGCTTTCAAAATACAAATTACCTAAGGGTTTTAAAAGCTCTGTAATAGCTTCTTTTTGCATTATGCCCTCACTATTATAACTCAAAACAAGATTTCTATAGTTTTTATATTTAATGATTTTTTCAAGCTCTATTAAGGCATTTTTAGCATTACAGAAGGCACTTTTTTGATTTTGCCATTCTCTTAGCCCTGCTATGCCTTTAATATTGGGATTATCATATTTTGCAATGGTTTCTATTAAGTGATAATTTGGAGCATATTGGCGGTGATTGTAAGGTGGGTCAAGATAGAGTATATCAAATATTTTATGTAAATTTTGCAAGAGCTTTACACCATCATCACAAAAGCAAAAATGTTTTTTATCGCTTATTAAAATATCTATTTCTTTTAAATTAAAATCTTTTAATGCTCTTTTATCCCAAGTTTTGCAAAAAGCCGCATACACCCCAGCCACATTAGCATAAAAAGATACAGATTCTATCAAAGTAGCTAACAAAATAAAATATTCATTTTCATTTATGGCTTTATTATTTTTCCAAGCTTCAATTTGTAAGCGAATCGCATCAATTTTTGCTGCATTTTTATCACTAAAATACATTCTAGGAATTTTTAAATCTTTTGTCGCATTTGGTGCATAATGATTATAAATAAAGCCTTTTTGTATGGGAATAGAATCTAAAAATAAAAGCACTTTTTGATAATGGCTTTGAAAAAGTGAGTTGGTAGTATTAGTGGAATTTATAAGTTTTTTTAAGCCATTAAATTGTGGTATTTCATTGTTTTGTATATAGGCTCTTTGTAGGCAGTAAGAAAAATAAAGTATGTCATTGCTATAAATTTGAAAGCCTTGTTTTTTAAAGAATTTTGCCATACTTGCACTGCCACTAAAAAGATCAAAAAAACTTTGTGTTTTTTGGCTATCAATGACCTTATACTTTTGCAAAAGAGTAAAAATTTGAGGAGCTAAAGATTCTTTATTACCAATAAATCGCATTCACATAACTTTGAGTGGATTATAATTTGTAATCAGCACTTCTTGAGAATCTGCTCTTTTGCTTTGGTAATTACAATTTTTATAAGAAAAATTTACATAATGCGTATACAAATGCGGACTTTGCTTAAGCCAATTTTGCAAGATTGTATGTTCCTTGCCCTTATGATAAAGCACATTAGAAAGGGCAAATTTTATACCCTTAGAATCTAAGATATTTAAGGCATTTAAAAGACTTGATTCTAAAACCTTATTCCAGCCACTAAAGCCCCTTTTGCCATCATTATAAACCCCTTGCGTGATGAGATAAGGAGGGTCAGCATAGACAAAGCTATTTTGAGTAAGTTTTACAGCCTTTAAAGCTTCCAAAAAATCAAGCTTTAAAAAGCTAATATTTTTTGTTTTTAAAGCCTTAGAAAAAGCTATTAAATTATTTTTCATTTTTTCATTAAAGCTAGAGCGATTTTTACCAAAAGGAGTATTGAAGTGATGAGCATTATTAAAACGGATTTGATGATTAAAAGAAAAGGCGATAAGCACAAAGAGTAAAAGCGGTGATTTGTTATGATTATAATCAACTTTTAAGGCATTGTATCCTTGAATATTTTGCAAAGTTAAATCATATTGTTTGATAGTCAAATGAATTTGCTCTAAAATAGATTCTGTATTTTCTTTTTGTAAAAATTGATAGAAATCAATAAGATAAATTAAATTATCATTGCATATAATTTTATCAGCTTGAGGGAGCTTTGAAGTATTATTGAGCTTACTATTAACATTAATAGCCACATTGCAACCCCCGCAAAATAAATCTAAAAATATATCACTTTTACTTGGAAACAAAGGCAGGATTTGAGAGAGGATTTTATATTTTCCACCTATGTAGTTTAAGGGGGATTTGAGGAAACAAAGTTGTTTAGTTAAGGGTTTAGTCATTGCTTTTTCCAAAAATCAAGCAAATTTTTAAGGGCAAAACGAAAAATTTTAGGTGCTTTTATACCTAAAATTATTTGACCTTTTTTATTGAGCAAAAAGCCAATTTCAAGCTCTATAATTTTTTCTTCATATCCTCCATAAAGCACGACAGAGCGAATAATTTTAAATTCTTTATAATATTTTTTAATATATTCTTTTTCTATAAAATCATAATTTTTTAGTTTTTCTATGCCTTGATAGCGATTTTCATATGTCTTGCCCTCAATATTAATAATTTCTAAATGCTGCAGATCAAGCAAAATTAAATCGGGGATAAAAACTATGGCATTTTTATTCCCACTTTTGTAAAGTTCCTTGTTTTCATATTTTTGCAAAGCTATACTTTGATTATCTCTTGTAATAAAATATCCCTTTTCACATCCTGCGTGATTTTCAAAAATAGCCTTTCCACTTGAAAAATTTTCCACCAATAAATGAATAAAAATAGTTCCAAGTTTTTCACTTTCTTTTTCATAGTGCCAATATGCTTTTTCTTACTCTATTTGTGGGATTGTAAGCTTTTGCAAAGAAAGATTTAATAAATTTGCAATTTTTATAAATTTATTCTTGTTTCCTATTTGATTTTGATTTAATCCGTGTGATATGATTTCAATATCGCCTTTAAATCCTAATTTTCTTAATGCCCCAGCTATACCACTTACCGCACCAATATTTGGGTCGTGAGCTAATCTGCCACTTTTTACGAGTCTTGCTGAAATTAGTATTTTATTTGTAGGGGTATAAACTGATATATCATCGCTTGGTAAGCCATCGACTTTAAATTCCCTATCGTCTATCGTTATGGTAATTGGCACATTACCTTTTGGAGCTTTTCGCATTTGAGATTTAAATACAATTAATTCTTTAATGCTTGAAAAGGGCTTTAAAATTTCATCATTTTCTTTAAGGTCTTTTCCTAGAATTTCTACGCCCAAAGTCCTTAAAATTCTCGTTCCAAAGATAGAAGTTTGGGTAGGTTTTTCTTTTTGCTTTACTCTTATGTTATAGAGCATAATTTTTTTAGCATTAGGATAAAAAGTCTCCGCATAAACAAATTTAGAAATTCTTTGATAAACTCCTGTATTTCTACTTTCGCTATCATCAGTTTTTGTTTCCTCTATAAGATAAAATGGCTTATCATCTTGTGTAGGCTTATGATTTTGAAAAAACACCATATAATCTACAAAGCTACTTTTCCCGCTCACAATTTCTAAGTAAATTTTATCAATCTGCTCACTTCGCACACCGATTAATTCATAAGAAAAGCTAAATGTAGAATCCTTAATGATTGGCAAGATTCTTAAATTATCCAAAAACGCACAAAAATTTTTATCTTTTAAAAATTGCTTGATGATTATCTCTAAAACCTCAATTTTTGGTCGCTCTTCTGTGAGTATGTAAAGATTCAAAGCCTCTCCTTGTGTTTATGGCATTGTATCACACAAGAAATAATTTGATTATGCAGATTGTTTGTATCGGCTATAATCCTACAATGAAGTATTGTAGGGTGTTGTGATGAAATTTTTGTCCCCACATTTGGCTTTTCACTCCTTGGCTGTGGGTTATATGTTTTGTAGCTTTTACCTCATATCGTGTAGATTGCATTCCCTCCTGCTAATGACATAATTGCTTCAAATAGCAGCCCTCAAGCTTGGCTTACTATGTTAGAATCTATTTTAGGAAGTCTAGTTGCAACAAGTTTCATCTTGCTTACAAAAATAGCAATACAAGTTTGCGCTTATTTTTTTATCACCCTGATAGCGTTAAGTATGTATTATGCGACTTGGTTTTTGCATTGTAGCGGCATAACATCAGCGTATTTACTGCTTTTTGGCTTGGTGCTTATGCCCCCACTTTATTTTTACCTTTTTATTTGAAAAATTACATAATGCTTATTTTTGCATTCCCTTTGGTATGCTGTATTTTATGATAAGCTATGATAATTTTACATTGTAGGCTTTAGTGTCCCACCCTCTT encodes:
- a CDS encoding aldo/keto reductase → MIHRRDFLKTALVGAGLMAMPSFLSAQAKAKNAILNQTFTLNDGVKIPKLGLGVWKIDDSIIEGVIKEAFHIGYRHIDTAQAYQNERGVGAAVNQAIKNGLKREEIFITSKVRAEYKDKKSATDSIDKSLKTMKLEYIDLMLIHTPQPWSDFRGGDYFKENIAVWEALEAAKKAGKVRSIGVSNFLQKDLKNLFVNTSTKPSVNQVLAHIGNTPFDLIDFCKKQGIYVEAYSPIAHGELLKDSRIVKMAQKYQVSPAQICIRYTLELGLISLPKSKTPAYIAQNAAVDFKISKADLEILKKLDFKGYGAFSTTPVFSGK
- a CDS encoding DNA adenine methylase; the encoded protein is MTKPLTKQLCFLKSPLNYIGGKYKILSQILPLFPSKSDIFLDLFCGGCNVAINVNSKLNNTSKLPQADKIICNDNLIYLIDFYQFLQKENTESILEQIHLTIKQYDLTLQNIQGYNALKVDYNHNKSPLLLFVLIAFSFNHQIRFNNAHHFNTPFGKNRSSFNEKMKNNLIAFSKALKTKNISFLKLDFLEALKAVKLTQNSFVYADPPYLITQGVYNDGKRGFSGWNKVLESSLLNALNILDSKGIKFALSNVLYHKGKEHTILQNWLKQSPHLYTHYVNFSYKNCNYQSKRADSQEVLITNYNPLKVM
- a CDS encoding META domain-containing protein gives rise to the protein MNLIYLNGNAGCNNFFGNYEIKGNNERVTSSTGMTRMLCADEIMLLEDSLIGLISDGVSEVHTSGKQLSV
- a CDS encoding DNA adenine methylase, which translates into the protein MRFIGNKESLAPQIFTLLQKYKVIDSQKTQSFFDLFSGSASMAKFFKKQGFQIYSNDILYFSYCLQRAYIQNNEIPQFNGLKKLINSTNTTNSLFQSHYQKVLLFLDSIPIQKGFIYNHYAPNATKDLKIPRMYFSDKNAAKIDAIRLQIEAWKNNKAINENEYFILLATLIESVSFYANVAGVYAAFCKTWDKRALKDFNLKEIDILISDKKHFCFCDDGVKLLQNLHKIFDILYLDPPYNHRQYAPNYHLIETIAKYDNPNIKGIAGLREWQNQKSAFCNAKNALIELEKIIKYKNYRNLVLSYNSEGIMQKEAITELLKPLGNLYFESILYPRFKSNNKKSQKYINEYVWILQL
- the dnaE gene encoding DNA polymerase III subunit alpha, with product MSFTHLHLHTEYSLLDGANKIKILAKKIRELGMSSVAVTDHGNMFGTLDFYVTMKEEGLNPIIGIEAYIHNGDVLNDKNVKQRFHLCLFAKNEVGYKNLMYLSSQSFIQGFYYYPRINKALLRERSEGLVCSSACLQGEVNWQLNINNPRNVRYGAKGYEVAKEAVLEYKDMFGDDFYLEIMRHGIADQFFIDEQILRLSKECGVKVIATNDTHYTLQEDSSAQEIAMCVAMGKTLNDKDRLKHSVKEFYIKSPEQMQRLFCDIPEVIANTQEIAQKCRLELNLKNIEIRNKHTGEVLLSNTPATPPTFKNTQDYALKENLPQILNCPLGSIDDAAYFAYKCRQGLDERLEHIPENLHTQYKERLEQEINVINTMKFPGYMLIVWDFVNFAKQNGIPVGPGRGSAAGSLVAYSLKITNIDPLKYGLLFERFLNPERVSMPDIDMDFCQRRRGEMIEYVANTYGKYNVAQVITFGSLLAKGVIRDVARVLDMPYNDADAFAKLIPNELGITLTKHIGKDGQEKDGAWEKEPKIRELVESNALAKQVWNYAVLLEGLKRNAGTHAAAIVIDSQEELWNKVPLYTNDKMNGVATQYSMNWLEPVDLIKFDFLGLKTLTVIDDAIKLIKKRYGKAIDFSIMEMEDSKVYESIQSGNTLGLFQIESEGMQALAKKLKPSTFEDVVAMLALYRPGPMESGMLDDFIDRKHGRASINYAFNSLESILKPTYGVIVYQEQVMQIVQTIGGFSLGGADLVRRAMGKKKIDEMLRLKKEFADGAQKQGYDRAKAEDLWELIVKFAGYGFNKSHSAAYAMITYQTAYLKTYYEHEFMAAMLTSETSKIESVAKYIDEVKSLNIDIVPPHVNISENDFGVGEFEGEKKIIFGLSAIKGLGDAPIENIIQEREKNGAYKSLEDFIARVDFSKLTKRSLEPLIKSGGLDNLGYSRKSMLENIDVLCEKGREKDKAKDMIHNSLFSSDDVEINIYLSIQDRGEYDVKTLLDYEYECMGIYVSGHPLDDFKEQIQSIKGIVKSIDLENLEVDSSCMLVGKVLSIKRRISKKSGKPFGSIEFLDYGGSMEIMVFEKQLESLEKIDLQEPIALKCKVEDKEDRLNFRILKILTLREAKKEEVETIFKKTDEKSEDEIIPIDMSVAQVDMCMPLCVVVDTQSVQDGILEKLKAHAQSLKGEHELHLRIKDDHFGHTFVSNLKVHSSIKEVFRELEWQ